In Shewanella sp. MR-4, the genomic stretch TGTTGCTCATTAGTTTTCTTTCCTATTCAAATTACGCACTTGCGTAAGATTGCGAGTAGTTTATTAGATTTGGCTGACAATGCAAGCTTAGTTTTCGTGGTCTAACCACGAAATTTAGCGACCAATTGATACAGATCACTACTCAGTTGCGACAGTATCCCTGCCATCCGCCCTTAAACCATGTACATTCCGCCATTCACATGCAAAGTCTCGCCTGTGATATAAGCGGCAGAATCCGACGCCAAAAAGAGCACTGCATTGGCAATTTCTTGCGCTTGCCCTAATCGTTCCATCGGAACCTGAGACATGATAGCTTTTTGCTGATCTTCGGTCAGCTCATCAGTCATATCGGTCTGGATAAATCCAGGAGCGATAGCATTAACTGTAATTTGACGAGATGCAACCTCTCTTGCAAGAGATTTTGTAAATCCGATTAAACCAGCCTTTGCTGCCGAGTAGTTAACTTGACCTGCATTGCCCATAGTGCCTACCACAGAACCGATATTGATGATCCGGCCAAAACGCTTTTTCATCATGGTACGCATTACAGGTTTTGATAGTCTGAACAATGATGTCAGGTTGGTATCGATGATATCGTTCCATTCATCATCTTTCATTCGCATCAGCAAGTTATCACGGGTGATACCCGCGTTGTTGACTAGAATATCAACATCACCCGCTTTTTCTTTGATCGAATCGAATAAATCGGTGACGGATTGACTATCGGTAACATTAAGCACTAAACCAAAACCTTTGTCACCCAGATATTCTTGAATTGCTGCGGCGCCCTTCTCACTTGTGGCAGTTCCTACCACAATCGCACCAGCTTCGACTAAGGTTTCGGCAATCGCACGGCCAATACCACGGCTCGCGCCTGTCACTAAGGCAACTTTGCCCGCTAAACTCAGATTGATACTCATACAAACTCCTTATTCAGTTAACGCGGCAAGGGATGCAACGTCATTAACTGCTTGGGCAGAAAGAGATTTATTAATGCGTTTCGCAAGACCTGTCAATACTTTACCAGGGCCACACTCAACTAACTGTGTAATACCTTTTTCGGCCATTAATTCAACAGTTTCGCTCCAGCGCACTGGGCAATAAAGTTGACGAACAAGCGCATCTTTAATGTCAGCGACCGCAGTGGGTGATGCGACATCCACGTTATTGATAACAGTGATGCTTGGCGCATTAAACTGCACATCGTTCAAAGCAAGGGCTAGTTTATCAGCCGCAGGTTTCATTAATGCGCAATGTGATGGCACGCTGACAGGCAGGGCAACCGCCATTTTGGCGCCCGCCGCTTTACAGGCAGCAGCTGCACGCTCAACCGCCTCTTTTTGACCGGCGATAACCACTTGACCTGGGCTGTTGAAGTTAACTGGGCTCACCACTTCGCCTTGGGCAGCTTCAATACACGCATTAGCAATACCGTCATTATCAAGACCGATAATCGCGTACATAGCGCCAGTACCCGCTGGCACGGCTTGCTGCATCAGTTGACCACGTAGCTCAACCAGTTTGATCGCATCTTTAAAGTCGATGACACCGGCACAAACTAATGCAGAATATTCGCCTAGGCTGTGACCCGCTAACATCGCAGGCATGGCTTTACCTGAAGCAACGTAAGCGCGCCAAATGGCCACACTTGCCGCTAATAAAGCAGGCTGGGTTTT encodes the following:
- the fabD gene encoding ACP S-malonyltransferase codes for the protein MENVAFVFPGQGSQALGMLAELAGAQPIVGQTFAEASEVLGYDLWALVQDGPVETLNETDKTQPALLAASVAIWRAYVASGKAMPAMLAGHSLGEYSALVCAGVIDFKDAIKLVELRGQLMQQAVPAGTGAMYAIIGLDNDGIANACIEAAQGEVVSPVNFNSPGQVVIAGQKEAVERAAAACKAAGAKMAVALPVSVPSHCALMKPAADKLALALNDVQFNAPSITVINNVDVASPTAVADIKDALVRQLYCPVRWSETVELMAEKGITQLVECGPGKVLTGLAKRINKSLSAQAVNDVASLAALTE
- the fabG gene encoding 3-oxoacyl-ACP reductase FabG, with product MSLAGKVALVTGASRGIGRAIAETLVEAGAIVVGTATSEKGAAAIQEYLGDKGFGLVLNVTDSQSVTDLFDSIKEKAGDVDILVNNAGITRDNLLMRMKDDEWNDIIDTNLTSLFRLSKPVMRTMMKKRFGRIINIGSVVGTMGNAGQVNYSAAKAGLIGFTKSLAREVASRQITVNAIAPGFIQTDMTDELTEDQQKAIMSQVPMERLGQAQEIANAVLFLASDSAAYITGETLHVNGGMYMV